The proteins below are encoded in one region of Streptomyces sp. NBC_00490:
- a CDS encoding WhiB family transcriptional regulator gives MLQPPHSSLQVAAVPAQRVPVRDRDQDAPWHTEAVCRRDEAGLFFAPSKEPTAARLSREEAAKRVCARCPVMVECREHALLQPEPYGVWGGLTAAERRVVLARRRRRDMELKKAAGTSRIAQAG, from the coding sequence GTGCTGCAACCGCCGCATTCGTCCCTGCAGGTAGCTGCCGTTCCGGCTCAGCGGGTGCCAGTGCGAGACAGGGACCAAGACGCGCCTTGGCACACCGAGGCGGTGTGCCGGCGCGACGAGGCCGGCCTGTTCTTCGCGCCCTCGAAGGAACCCACCGCCGCCCGGCTCTCCCGTGAGGAGGCCGCGAAGCGGGTCTGCGCCCGCTGCCCGGTCATGGTCGAGTGCCGCGAACACGCACTCCTGCAACCCGAGCCCTACGGCGTCTGGGGCGGCCTCACCGCGGCAGAACGCCGCGTGGTCCTGGCCCGCCGCAGGCGCCGCGACATGGAACTGAAGAAGGCGGCCGGAACCTCCCGCATAGCCCAGGCGGGCTGA
- the xseA gene encoding exodeoxyribonuclease VII large subunit — protein MALNTSAETPLPVGEVSRLIGGWIDRLGAVWVEGQITQLSRRPGAGVVFLTLRDPSYDISVSVTCFRQVFDDVADVVSEGARVVVLAKPEWYAPRGQLSLRAAEIRPVGVGELLARLEQLKKSLAAEGLFASERKKALPFLPQLVGLVCGRASAAERDVLENARHRWPAVRFEVRNVAVQGVHAVPQVVQAVKELDENDDVDVIIVARGGGSVEDLLPFSDEQLVRTVAACRTPVVSAIGHEPDNPLLDHVADVRASTPTDAAKKVVPDVGEEYERVRLLRDRARRCVEGFIQREERGLAQALARPSIEDPHRMIDERADHVAALVERSRRTLGHLLDRADSELTHTHARVVALSPAATLKRGYAVLQKADGHVVRDPEEVTADEVLRARVSEGEFTVIRAE, from the coding sequence ATGGCTCTCAACACGTCCGCGGAAACGCCGCTGCCCGTCGGTGAGGTCTCCCGGCTGATCGGGGGATGGATCGACCGGCTCGGTGCCGTCTGGGTGGAGGGACAGATCACCCAGCTGTCCCGGCGGCCCGGTGCCGGTGTGGTGTTTCTGACGTTGCGTGATCCGTCGTACGACATCTCGGTGAGCGTCACCTGTTTCCGGCAGGTGTTCGACGACGTCGCCGATGTGGTGAGCGAGGGGGCGCGGGTCGTCGTGCTCGCCAAACCGGAGTGGTACGCGCCGCGGGGGCAGCTGTCGTTGCGGGCCGCGGAGATAAGGCCGGTGGGGGTCGGGGAACTGCTCGCGCGCCTTGAGCAGTTGAAGAAGTCGCTCGCCGCCGAGGGGCTGTTCGCGTCCGAGCGCAAGAAGGCGCTGCCCTTCCTGCCGCAGCTCGTCGGGCTGGTGTGCGGGCGGGCGTCCGCGGCCGAGCGGGACGTGCTGGAGAACGCCCGGCACCGCTGGCCCGCCGTCCGCTTCGAGGTGCGCAACGTCGCGGTGCAGGGCGTGCACGCGGTGCCGCAGGTGGTGCAGGCGGTCAAGGAGCTCGACGAGAACGACGACGTCGACGTGATCATCGTGGCCCGGGGCGGGGGCAGCGTGGAGGATCTGCTGCCTTTCTCCGACGAGCAGTTGGTGCGTACCGTCGCCGCCTGCCGTACGCCCGTCGTCTCCGCCATCGGGCACGAGCCGGACAACCCGCTCCTGGACCATGTCGCCGACGTGCGCGCCTCCACCCCGACCGACGCCGCCAAGAAGGTCGTACCGGACGTGGGCGAGGAGTACGAGCGCGTGCGGCTGCTGCGGGACCGGGCGCGGCGGTGCGTCGAGGGGTTCATCCAGCGGGAGGAGCGCGGGCTCGCCCAGGCGCTCGCCCGGCCGTCGATAGAGGATCCGCACCGGATGATCGACGAGCGCGCCGATCACGTGGCCGCGCTCGTGGAGCGGTCGCGTCGCACCCTCGGCCATCTCCTCGACCGCGCCGACTCCGAACTCACGCACACGCACGCACGCGTGGTGGCCCTCTCCCCCGCCGCGACCCTGAAGCGGGGGTACGCGGTGCTGCAGAAGGCCGACGGGCATGTCGTACGGGACCCGGAGGAGGTCACCGCCGACGAGGTGCTGCGGGCGCGGGTGTCCGAGGGTGAGTTCACGGTGATCCGGGCCGAATGA
- a CDS encoding DUF4245 domain-containing protein: protein MAGSSGKQKTVRDMVLSLGLISLMAGVIYLFIPHDDSPQEVKRVDYRVELLTARRAAPYPVLAPTGLPATWKATSVRYDGADSDAWHLGFHTPGDGYVQIEQSTHEPAAEFIDEASQGGEKTDTTEEIGGRTWTRYTGGRYDALVHQADGATTVVAGAGSHAELTQMVKALKSE, encoded by the coding sequence GTGGCAGGTTCGAGCGGCAAGCAGAAGACGGTCCGGGACATGGTTCTCTCCCTGGGCCTGATCAGTCTCATGGCGGGGGTCATCTACCTCTTCATCCCGCACGACGACTCTCCGCAGGAGGTCAAGCGGGTCGACTACCGCGTCGAGCTGCTCACGGCCCGGCGCGCGGCGCCTTATCCCGTGCTGGCGCCGACGGGTCTGCCCGCCACCTGGAAGGCCACCTCCGTGCGGTACGACGGCGCGGACTCCGACGCCTGGCACCTGGGTTTCCACACCCCCGGCGACGGCTACGTCCAGATCGAGCAGTCGACCCATGAGCCGGCCGCCGAGTTCATCGACGAGGCCAGCCAGGGCGGCGAGAAGACGGACACCACCGAGGAGATCGGCGGCCGGACCTGGACGCGCTACACCGGCGGTCGCTACGACGCGCTCGTCCACCAGGCCGACGGCGCGACGACCGTGGTGGCGGGCGCGGGGTCGCACGCGGAGCTGACGCAGATGGTGAAGGCGCTCAAGTCGGAGTGA
- a CDS encoding fumarate hydratase encodes MPEFAYTDLLPMGEDTTPYRLVTSEGVSTFEADGRTFLKVEPEALRKLAEEAIHDIQHYLRPAHLAQLRRIIDDPEASGNDKFVALDLLKNANIAAAGVLPMCQDTGTAIVMGKRGQNVLTEGGDESALSKGIYDAYLNLNLRYSQMAPLTMWDEKNTGSNLPAQIELYATDGGAYKFLFMAKGGGSANKSFLYQETKAVLNEASMMKFLEEKIRSLGTAACPPYHLAIVVGGTSAEYALKTAKYASAHYLDEIPAEGSELGHGFRDKELEEKVFELTQKIGIGAQFGGKYFCHDVRVVRLPRHGASCPVAIAVSCSADRQAVAKITAEGVFLEQLETDPARFLPETTDEHLDEAGDVVRIDLNQPMESILAELTKYPVKTRLSLSGPLVVARDIAHAKIKERLDAGEEMPQYLKDHPVYYAGPAKTPEGYASGSFGPTTAGRMDSYVEQFQAAGGSKVMLAKGNRSAQVTKACDAYGGFYLGSIGGPAARLAQDCIKKVEVVEYEELGMEAVWKIEVEDFPAFIVVDDKGNDFFQDPAPAPTFTSIPVRGPGLA; translated from the coding sequence ATGCCTGAGTTCGCGTACACCGATCTGCTCCCCATGGGAGAGGACACCACCCCCTACCGGCTGGTGACCTCCGAGGGTGTCTCCACCTTCGAGGCCGACGGGCGCACGTTCCTCAAGGTCGAGCCGGAGGCGCTGCGCAAGCTCGCCGAAGAGGCCATCCACGACATCCAGCACTACCTGCGCCCCGCGCACCTGGCGCAGCTGCGGCGCATCATCGACGACCCCGAGGCGTCGGGCAACGACAAGTTCGTCGCCCTCGACCTGCTGAAGAACGCGAACATCGCGGCGGCGGGTGTCCTGCCGATGTGCCAGGACACCGGTACGGCGATCGTCATGGGCAAGCGCGGGCAGAACGTCCTGACCGAGGGCGGTGACGAGTCGGCGCTGTCGAAGGGCATCTACGACGCGTACCTGAACCTCAACCTGCGCTACTCGCAGATGGCCCCGCTGACCATGTGGGACGAGAAGAACACCGGCTCCAACCTCCCCGCGCAGATCGAGCTGTACGCGACCGACGGCGGCGCCTACAAGTTCCTCTTCATGGCCAAGGGCGGTGGCTCGGCCAACAAGTCCTTCCTCTACCAGGAGACGAAGGCCGTCCTGAACGAGGCCTCCATGATGAAGTTCCTGGAGGAGAAGATCCGTTCGCTCGGTACGGCCGCCTGCCCGCCGTACCACCTGGCGATCGTGGTCGGCGGCACGTCGGCCGAGTACGCGCTGAAGACCGCGAAGTACGCCTCCGCGCACTACCTCGACGAGATCCCCGCCGAGGGCTCGGAGCTGGGCCACGGCTTCCGGGACAAGGAGCTGGAGGAGAAGGTCTTCGAGCTGACGCAGAAGATCGGCATCGGCGCGCAGTTCGGCGGCAAGTACTTCTGCCACGACGTGCGCGTGGTGCGCCTTCCGCGGCACGGTGCGTCCTGCCCTGTCGCCATCGCCGTGTCCTGCTCCGCGGACCGGCAGGCCGTCGCGAAGATCACCGCCGAGGGTGTGTTCCTGGAGCAGCTCGAGACGGACCCGGCGCGGTTCCTGCCGGAGACGACCGACGAGCACCTCGACGAGGCCGGTGACGTCGTGCGCATCGACCTGAACCAGCCGATGGAGTCGATCCTCGCCGAGCTGACGAAGTACCCGGTCAAGACCCGGCTGTCGCTCTCCGGTCCCCTGGTCGTGGCCCGTGACATCGCGCACGCCAAGATCAAGGAGCGCCTCGACGCGGGCGAGGAGATGCCGCAGTACCTCAAGGACCACCCGGTGTACTACGCCGGTCCCGCGAAGACGCCCGAGGGGTACGCGTCCGGCTCCTTCGGGCCGACGACCGCCGGGCGTATGGACTCCTACGTCGAGCAGTTCCAGGCGGCGGGCGGCTCCAAGGTGATGCTGGCGAAGGGCAACCGGTCCGCTCAGGTCACCAAGGCATGTGATGCCTACGGCGGCTTCTATCTCGGGTCCATCGGCGGGCCGGCGGCCCGGCTCGCGCAGGACTGCATCAAGAAGGTCGAGGTCGTCGAGTACGAGGAGCTCGGCATGGAGGCGGTCTGGAAGATCGAGGTCGAGGACTTCCCGGCGTTCATCGTGGTGGACGACAAGGGCAACGACTTCTTCCAGGACCCGGCGCCCGCGCCGACGTTCACGTCGATTCCGGTGCGGGGGCCTGGGCTGGCGTAG
- a CDS encoding malonic semialdehyde reductase, with amino-acid sequence MSLVLDPTAQDLLFREARTANTFTDEPVTDEQVQAIYDLVKFGPTAFNQTPLRITLVRSPEARERLVRHMAEGNQPKTSTAPLVAILSADNEFHEELPTLLPHFPQAKDLFFSERPARESAAALNAALQAAYFIIGVRAAGLAAGPMTGVDFEGVRKEFLDGDHTPLMVVNIGKPGEDASYPRSPRLAYDEVVTTV; translated from the coding sequence ATGTCTCTCGTCCTTGACCCCACCGCCCAGGACCTGCTGTTCCGCGAGGCCCGCACGGCGAACACCTTCACCGACGAGCCGGTGACCGACGAGCAGGTCCAGGCGATCTACGACCTGGTCAAGTTCGGCCCGACCGCCTTCAACCAGACCCCGCTGCGCATCACCCTGGTCCGCTCCCCCGAGGCCCGTGAGCGTCTGGTGCGGCACATGGCCGAGGGCAACCAGCCCAAGACGTCCACCGCCCCGCTGGTCGCGATCCTCTCCGCGGACAACGAGTTCCACGAGGAGCTGCCCACGCTGCTCCCGCACTTCCCGCAGGCCAAGGACCTCTTCTTCAGCGAGCGCCCGGCCCGCGAGAGCGCGGCCGCGCTGAACGCCGCCCTCCAGGCCGCCTACTTCATCATCGGCGTCCGCGCCGCCGGTCTCGCCGCCGGCCCGATGACCGGCGTCGACTTCGAGGGCGTCCGCAAGGAGTTCCTCGACGGCGACCACACCCCGCTGATGGTCGTCAACATCGGCAAGCCGGGCGAGGACGCCTCCTACCCGCGCTCCCCGCGCCTCGCCTACGACGAGGTCGTCACCACGGTCTGA
- a CDS encoding APC family permease, with amino-acid sequence MSETQTTARGADPGHDLRRSLGFRDLVVYGLLFIAPMAPVGVFGTLDARSHGAVALVYVVATVAMAFTAFSYAQMVRVVPRAGSVYAYARVALGKEAGFIAGWMAMLDYLLIPAVAYLFSGIAMNALVPEVSRWVWTAVAVVVTTLLNLWGVRAAARVGFLVLAMEIVVLLVFMVSATVVLARDGAARGWLSPLSGDGSQGAFALSAVLGAVSIAVLSYLGFDAIASFAEEVTGGSAKVARAVLFCLALAGVLFVAQTYLVALLEPMSSAELAAEPGKQGSAFYDAVDVSVGTWLHDLVAVSKAIGAAFAALAGQAAAGRLLFAMGRDRRLPRVLARTDAGVPRVALLCAAVITLVAAVWAARRDDGMDHLVSVVDIGALTAFTLLHASVVGWFAVRRRGGAVSWWRHVLVPVAGAAITVAVIVEASGAAQVVGTVWFVIGLAVLLGQRGRTEAAR; translated from the coding sequence ATGTCCGAGACCCAGACGACGGCCCGTGGCGCCGATCCCGGCCACGACCTGCGGCGCAGCCTCGGTTTCCGGGATCTGGTGGTCTACGGGCTGCTTTTCATCGCCCCCATGGCGCCCGTCGGCGTGTTCGGCACGCTCGACGCCAGGTCGCACGGGGCGGTGGCGCTGGTCTATGTCGTCGCCACGGTCGCGATGGCCTTCACCGCGTTCAGCTACGCGCAGATGGTGCGGGTGGTCCCCCGCGCGGGCTCCGTGTACGCCTACGCGCGCGTGGCGCTCGGAAAGGAGGCCGGGTTCATCGCGGGCTGGATGGCGATGCTGGACTACCTGCTGATCCCGGCGGTCGCGTATCTCTTCTCCGGCATCGCGATGAACGCGCTGGTCCCGGAGGTGTCGCGGTGGGTGTGGACGGCGGTGGCGGTGGTCGTGACGACGCTGCTGAACCTGTGGGGCGTACGGGCCGCGGCCCGGGTCGGCTTCCTGGTGCTGGCGATGGAGATCGTGGTCCTGCTGGTGTTCATGGTCTCCGCGACCGTCGTCCTCGCGCGCGACGGCGCCGCGCGGGGGTGGCTGTCGCCGCTGTCGGGGGACGGCTCGCAGGGGGCGTTCGCGCTGTCGGCGGTGCTCGGCGCGGTGTCGATCGCGGTGCTGTCGTATCTCGGCTTCGACGCGATCGCCTCCTTCGCGGAGGAGGTCACCGGCGGGTCGGCGAAGGTGGCGCGGGCGGTGCTGTTCTGTCTGGCGCTGGCGGGTGTGCTGTTCGTGGCGCAGACGTACCTGGTGGCGCTGCTGGAGCCGATGTCGTCGGCGGAACTCGCGGCCGAGCCGGGGAAGCAGGGGTCCGCCTTCTACGACGCCGTGGACGTGTCCGTCGGGACCTGGCTGCACGATCTGGTGGCGGTGAGCAAGGCGATCGGGGCGGCGTTCGCGGCGCTGGCCGGGCAGGCGGCCGCGGGGCGGCTGCTGTTCGCGATGGGGCGGGACCGGCGGCTGCCGCGGGTGCTGGCGAGGACGGACGCGGGGGTGCCGCGGGTGGCGCTGCTGTGCGCGGCCGTCATCACGCTGGTGGCGGCGGTGTGGGCGGCCCGGCGGGACGACGGGATGGACCATCTGGTGTCGGTCGTCGACATCGGCGCGCTCACGGCCTTCACCTTGCTGCACGCGAGCGTGGTGGGGTGGTTCGCGGTGCGGCGGCGGGGCGGGGCGGTGAGCTGGTGGCGGCATGTGCTGGTGCCGGTGGCCGGCGCGGCCATCACCGTCGCGGTGATCGTGGAGGCGTCGGGGGCGGCACAGGTGGTGGGGACGGTGTGGTTCGTGATCGGACTCGCGGTCCTGCTGGGGCAGCGGGGGCGGACGGAGGCCGCACGGTGA
- a CDS encoding 4-hydroxy-3-methylbut-2-enyl diphosphate reductase → MGGMTASSGRRVLLAAPRGYCAGVDRAVIAVEKALEQYGAPVYVRHEIVHNKYVVQTLEKKGAIFVERTEEVPEGNIVMFSAHGVAPVVHEEAARGRLATIDATCPLVTKVHKEAVRFAKEDYDILLIGHEGHEEVIGTSGEAPDHITLVDGPEDVAKVEVRDESKVVWLSQTTLSVDETMETVEALKEKFPQLISPPSDDICYATQNRQIAVKKLAEDAELVIVVGSKNSSNSIRMVEVALDAGAPAAHLVDFASEIDEAWLEGVTTVGLTSGASVPDVLVEEVLEWLGARGYGDVETVRTAEESITFSLPKELRRDLREEAAALVAERTGTSAE, encoded by the coding sequence ATGGGAGGCATGACTGCTTCGTCTGGCCGCCGTGTCCTGCTCGCCGCCCCCCGGGGCTACTGCGCGGGTGTGGACCGCGCCGTGATCGCCGTCGAGAAAGCCCTGGAGCAGTACGGCGCTCCGGTGTACGTCCGACACGAGATCGTCCACAACAAGTACGTCGTGCAGACCCTGGAGAAGAAGGGCGCCATCTTCGTCGAGCGGACGGAGGAGGTCCCCGAGGGGAACATCGTCATGTTCTCCGCGCACGGCGTCGCGCCCGTCGTCCACGAGGAGGCCGCGCGCGGCCGGCTCGCCACCATCGACGCGACCTGCCCGCTGGTCACCAAGGTCCACAAGGAAGCCGTCCGCTTCGCCAAGGAGGACTACGACATCCTCCTGATCGGGCACGAGGGGCACGAGGAGGTCATCGGCACCTCCGGCGAGGCCCCCGACCACATCACCCTCGTCGACGGCCCGGAAGACGTCGCCAAGGTCGAGGTCCGCGACGAGTCGAAGGTCGTCTGGCTCTCCCAGACCACCCTCTCCGTCGACGAGACCATGGAGACCGTGGAGGCGCTGAAGGAGAAGTTCCCGCAGCTCATCTCGCCCCCCAGCGACGACATCTGCTACGCCACGCAGAACCGCCAGATCGCGGTCAAGAAGCTCGCCGAGGACGCTGAGCTGGTGATCGTGGTGGGCTCGAAGAACTCCTCGAACTCGATCCGGATGGTCGAGGTCGCCCTGGACGCGGGCGCCCCCGCCGCGCACCTGGTGGACTTCGCCTCCGAGATCGACGAGGCCTGGCTGGAGGGCGTCACCACGGTCGGTCTGACCTCCGGTGCCTCGGTCCCGGACGTGTTGGTGGAGGAGGTGCTGGAGTGGTTGGGCGCGCGTGGCTACGGGGACGTGGAGACGGTGAGGACGGCCGAGGAGTCCATCACCTTCTCGCTGCCCAAGGAGCTCCGCCGCGATCTGCGCGAGGAGGCCGCGGCGCTGGTCGCGGAGCGTACGGGCACCTCGGCGGAGTGA
- a CDS encoding class II fumarate hydratase codes for MSDYRIEHDSMGEVRVPAEAKWRAQTQRAVENFPISGQRIERAHIEALARIKGAAAKVNAELGVLDKDIAEAVREAAGEVAEGRWDEHFPIDVFQTGSGTSSNMNTNEVIATLATERLGRPVHPNDHVNASQSSNDVFPSSIHIAATAAVTRDLIPALEHLAASLEAKSEEFADVVKSGRTHLMDATPVTLGQEFGGYAAQMRYGVERLHASLPRLAELPLGGTAVGTGINTPPGFSAAVIEEVARVTGLPLTEARDHFEAQGARDGIVETSGQLRTIAVGLTKIANDLRWMASGPRTGLAEISLPDLQPGSSIMPGKVNPVIPEAVLMVAAQVVGNDATVATAGAAGNFELNVMLPVIAKNVLESIRLLANVSRLLADRTVDGIVAHRERAREYAESSPSVVTPLNKYIGYEEAAKVAKRALAERKTIRQVVVEGGYIERGDLTVEQLDEALDVLRMTRP; via the coding sequence ATGAGCGACTACCGCATCGAGCACGACTCCATGGGCGAAGTACGGGTTCCGGCCGAGGCCAAGTGGCGGGCGCAGACGCAGCGGGCCGTGGAGAACTTTCCGATCTCCGGGCAGCGGATCGAGCGTGCCCACATCGAGGCGCTCGCGCGGATCAAGGGTGCCGCCGCGAAGGTCAACGCCGAGCTGGGGGTGCTCGACAAGGACATCGCCGAGGCCGTGCGGGAGGCGGCCGGTGAGGTCGCCGAGGGGCGGTGGGACGAGCACTTCCCGATCGACGTGTTCCAGACCGGGTCCGGGACCTCGTCCAACATGAACACCAACGAGGTCATCGCCACGCTGGCGACCGAGCGGCTCGGCCGGCCCGTGCACCCCAACGATCACGTCAACGCCTCCCAGTCCTCCAACGACGTCTTCCCGTCCTCCATCCACATCGCCGCCACCGCCGCCGTCACCCGGGACCTCATCCCGGCGCTGGAGCACCTCGCGGCCTCCCTGGAGGCCAAGTCCGAGGAGTTCGCCGACGTCGTGAAGTCGGGGCGTACCCATCTCATGGATGCCACGCCGGTCACGCTGGGGCAGGAATTCGGGGGATACGCCGCCCAGATGCGGTACGGCGTCGAGCGGCTGCACGCCTCCCTCCCCCGGCTCGCCGAGCTGCCGCTGGGCGGTACCGCGGTCGGCACCGGCATCAACACCCCGCCCGGCTTCTCCGCCGCCGTCATCGAGGAGGTGGCCCGCGTCACCGGGCTGCCGCTGACCGAGGCGCGCGACCACTTCGAGGCGCAGGGGGCCCGGGACGGGATCGTGGAGACGAGCGGGCAGCTGCGGACCATCGCCGTCGGGCTGACGAAGATCGCGAACGATCTGCGGTGGATGGCCTCCGGGCCGCGCACCGGGCTCGCCGAGATCTCCCTCCCCGATCTTCAGCCCGGGTCCTCGATCATGCCCGGCAAGGTCAACCCGGTCATCCCCGAGGCCGTGCTGATGGTCGCGGCCCAGGTCGTCGGCAATGACGCCACCGTCGCCACGGCCGGGGCCGCCGGCAACTTCGAGCTCAACGTCATGCTGCCGGTCATCGCCAAGAACGTGCTGGAGTCGATCCGGCTGCTCGCCAACGTCTCCCGGCTCCTCGCGGACCGGACCGTCGACGGGATCGTCGCGCACCGCGAACGCGCCCGCGAGTACGCCGAGTCGTCACCCTCCGTGGTCACACCGCTGAACAAGTACATCGGGTACGAGGAAGCCGCCAAGGTCGCCAAGAGGGCGCTCGCGGAGCGGAAGACCATTCGTCAAGTCGTCGTGGAAGGCGGGTACATCGAGCGCGGGGACCTCACGGTCGAACAGCTCGACGAAGCGCTGGATGTCCTGCGTATGACGCGTCCGTAA
- the glpX gene encoding class II fructose-bisphosphatase has translation MTEHHHLPSELEVPSEAPDRNLALELVRVTEAAAMAAGRWVGRGDKNGADGVAVRAMRTLVSTVSMNGVVVIGEGEKDEAPMLFNGERVGDGTGPECDIAVDPIDGTTLAAKGMPNAISVLAAADRGSMFDPSAVFYMDKLVTGPDAADFVDINAPVSVNIRRVAKAKRSTPEDVTVVILDRPRHEGIIQEIREAGARIKLISDGDVAGSIYALREGTGVDMLLGIGGTPEGIISACAVKCLGGTIQGKLWPKDAEERQRAIDAGHDLDRVLTTDDLVSGENVFFVATGITDGELLRGVRYRSETATTDSIVMRSKSGTVRRIDSEHRLSKLRAYSAIDFDRAK, from the coding sequence ATGACCGAGCATCATCATCTGCCCTCCGAGCTCGAAGTACCCTCCGAGGCCCCCGACCGCAACCTCGCCCTGGAACTCGTCCGGGTGACCGAAGCCGCGGCCATGGCCGCGGGCCGCTGGGTCGGTCGCGGCGACAAGAACGGCGCCGACGGTGTCGCGGTGCGCGCCATGCGGACCCTCGTCTCCACCGTGTCGATGAACGGCGTGGTCGTCATCGGCGAGGGCGAGAAGGACGAGGCCCCGATGCTCTTCAACGGGGAGCGCGTCGGCGACGGGACCGGGCCCGAGTGCGACATCGCCGTCGACCCGATCGACGGCACCACCCTGGCCGCCAAGGGCATGCCGAACGCGATCTCCGTACTGGCGGCAGCGGACCGCGGGTCGATGTTCGACCCGTCCGCCGTGTTCTACATGGACAAGCTGGTCACCGGCCCCGACGCCGCGGATTTCGTCGACATCAACGCGCCCGTGTCCGTGAACATCCGGCGGGTCGCGAAGGCGAAGCGGTCCACCCCGGAGGACGTGACCGTCGTCATCCTCGACCGGCCCCGGCACGAGGGGATCATCCAGGAGATCCGGGAGGCGGGTGCGCGCATCAAGCTGATCTCCGACGGTGACGTGGCGGGCTCCATCTACGCGCTGCGCGAAGGCACCGGCGTGGACATGCTGCTGGGCATCGGCGGTACGCCGGAGGGGATCATCTCCGCCTGCGCCGTGAAGTGTCTCGGCGGCACCATCCAGGGCAAGTTGTGGCCCAAGGACGCGGAGGAGCGGCAGCGGGCGATCGACGCGGGGCACGATCTGGACCGGGTGCTGACCACCGACGACCTGGTGTCGGGCGAGAACGTGTTCTTCGTCGCGACGGGGATCACCGACGGTGAGTTGCTGCGGGGTGTGCGGTACCGGTCGGAGACCGCGACGACCGACTCGATCGTGATGCGGTCGAAGTCGGGGACGGTGCGCAGGATCGACTCCGAGCACCGGTTGAGCAAGCTGCGGGCTTACAGCGCGATTGACTTCGATCGCGCCAAATAG
- a CDS encoding DUF1707 domain-containing protein, with protein MDLEKQTSPAATTDLRASDADRDRIADILREALAEGRLTADEHAERVEGVLAAKTVGELDAFIQDLPAAHRRRTAPAAAPNRPTVGAVPIEPDENVVAVFSSAVRKGRWRAGRRIHAYAIFGSIEIDLSEALFEYQQVVIKAISVFGNVEVRVPENVSLRGTGGGVLGNFEVHTLDSEDPQAPVVYVDGWAVLGNIEGRPRRGKLVADILDRVQHKVDKSLRKHLDR; from the coding sequence GTGGACCTTGAGAAGCAGACTTCGCCCGCTGCCACCACCGACCTGCGCGCCTCCGACGCCGACCGCGACCGCATCGCCGACATCCTGCGCGAGGCGCTGGCCGAGGGCCGGCTCACCGCGGACGAGCACGCCGAGCGCGTCGAGGGCGTGCTGGCCGCCAAGACGGTCGGTGAGCTGGACGCCTTCATCCAGGACCTGCCCGCCGCCCACCGGCGGCGCACAGCGCCGGCCGCCGCCCCCAACCGTCCCACGGTCGGCGCCGTCCCGATCGAGCCCGACGAGAACGTGGTGGCGGTGTTCAGCAGCGCCGTCCGCAAGGGCCGCTGGCGCGCGGGCCGCCGTATCCACGCGTACGCGATCTTCGGCAGCATCGAGATAGACCTCAGCGAGGCCCTGTTCGAGTACCAGCAGGTCGTGATCAAGGCGATCTCGGTGTTCGGCAACGTCGAGGTCCGGGTCCCGGAGAACGTGTCGCTGCGCGGTACCGGCGGCGGGGTCCTGGGCAACTTCGAGGTGCACACCCTGGATTCGGAGGACCCCCAGGCGCCCGTGGTCTACGTCGACGGGTGGGCCGTGCTCGGCAACATCGAGGGGCGGCCCCGGCGGGGCAAGCTCGTCGCGGACATCCTCGATCGGGTGCAGCACAAGGTCGACAAGAGTTTGCGCAAGCATCTGGATCGTTGA
- a CDS encoding exodeoxyribonuclease VII small subunit, whose amino-acid sequence MTSKVDEALGYEQARDELIDVVRRLEAGGTTLEESLALWERGEELAKVCRRWLDGARARLDAALAEGETAEDEAGSE is encoded by the coding sequence ATGACCAGCAAGGTGGATGAGGCGCTCGGGTACGAGCAGGCGCGGGACGAGCTGATCGACGTCGTACGGCGCCTTGAGGCGGGCGGTACGACGTTGGAGGAGTCCCTCGCGCTCTGGGAGCGGGGCGAGGAGCTGGCCAAGGTGTGCCGGCGGTGGCTGGACGGGGCGCGGGCGCGGCTGGACGCGGCTCTCGCCGAGGGAGAGACGGCGGAGGACGAGGCCGGCTCCGAGTAA